The Paludisphaera rhizosphaerae genomic interval TCTTCCAACGCCTGAAACTCGACCCGACCCGCTGGCTCGACGCCCTCGAAGCCATCCAGCGCCCGCGTCCCCCCTCGCGCCTGGGCCGACCTCGCCCCAAGCCCCCGCGACGACTCGCGAGGGCTGCGCGATCTTTTCAACAGGCCTCTCCAGCAGCATTTGTCGCTCAGGCCTGATTCTCCCGTCGGGGCCGCCGTGGATCGGCCTGAGACGCGTCGAGGCGTCTTCCGCCCGGGAAATCGTCCTGATTGCTGCAGGTGGTTTTTCGCCCATAAATGGCGTTCCATTGCCATTCTATTAAGTAGAGGCTTCGAGGTCGTCCGCAGTCGGCGGCAGGCTGAGATGCGAATCAGACGAGTCGACGTTACGTGGGGAGAGGAGGCGGAAAATGGTCGATCGAAGCCAATGGCGCACGCCTTCTCAGCGACACAATTATCGACTCATAAACGACTTGCGCATCACAACCAGCAGTAGCGCACCATGCGGACGAACCCAAACGGAGCCATTGGTTCAGATGGGGTGCGGTCGTCGTAGGGGCGTGGCCGCCGATGGCCCTTCTACGGCGGGATGTGGGCGGCGTTCCAAGCAGAGAGGCGACGGCTCAGGGCGTGCGAAAACGGTCGAACGAAGCCATTCCAAAGGACCAAATATAACCCATACGCCATTACACAAAAACCAGTTGCGTCACCTGAATGGCCATCGAAAGGGAGACGTTCGAAGCCAAACGGAGCCGCCCCGAGGGGTTGTCGTGAAACGGGGGGGTCCGACCGTGGAGACGGGGCGGGCTTCGCGGAGGGTCGAGGAAATTGGGGTTAGGAGAACGCCTAAAGTCGTGTTGACCCTATGGGAGCTTCCTGGTAGGTTCCGCGACCGTCTCCAACCGACGACATCCAACAACGTCGGCGGGACTGCGGTCAGCCATCTGATAGACACCGAGGGAATCGCGACACGGCTCACCGACACGATTCCCCCCGACCCGTATCGACCCCACGGTGGCGCGCGGGTACCGCCCGGGGACGTTCCTCGGACGGCGAGTTATGGATCGACTCGCACGGGGCCTCTCGTGATGCGACGAGCGGCCCGGATCAACCCTGGAAGATCGACTCGAATGAACAAGATCTCGTACGCTCTCGCTTTGGGGGTCAGCCTCGCGCTGGCCTCGGCCGCCTCGGCCGCCCCGATCGTGCAGCAGCTCGACGCCCCTGAGCTCTCGGCCGCGACGTTCAGCAGCCTGTTCAAGCCGATCGACGACGCTCCGGCGATCACGTCGAACTACCAGTTCATGAACACGCCGGTCACCGGCGTGGTTCAGTCGCAGGTGTTCGAGGGGACCGGCGCCTACGCCGGCCTGTACGCCTACGCCTACCAGTTCGGCGTCAATGACGTGTCGGACTCCGCGGGCCAGGCGACCTCGGTCAACAGCGCCTCGCTCCAGTTCAACGCCACGCCGGTTCGGGCCGACCTGCTCGGCACGGGCGGTGCCGGCAGCGCCGTGTACGTCGTCAAGGACGGCACGGTCGGCAGCCTGAATCTGCCTTCGGCCGCCTCGGGCGGAATCATCGCGACGCCGTCGTCGGTCGCCTGGATGCCCGGCGACAAGACCGGCGCCCTGACGTTCCAGTACCTGGACGCCAGCAAGAACACCGGCCCGGTCGACGCCGGCTCCACCACCGGCACGATCGTCGTGCTGACGACGGAGCCCTGGACCAACAAGCCGGTCAGCCTCCAGAACGCCAACCCCCAGATCGCCTACCCCTCGGCCTACTCGGCCGACGGCGGCGACATCCAGGAAGTCCCGGTCCCCGAGCCGGCGACCGTCCTGTCCTGGGCCGGCATGATCGTCGCCGCCGGCGTCATGCACCACCGCCGTTCCCGCCGCGCCGCCTGAGGCTCGCGGAATCGGCTGAAACTCAAGGCCCCTCGGCGACGACGTCGTCGCCGAGGGCCTCGTCGTTTCGAAAGCCGTCGACGGCGCGCGTACAATGACCTATGAGGGGCCCGAGGACGGGCCTCGTCCCTCAAGGTCCGCCTTCCATGAACTTCCCGCCGATCGCCCGAGTCCGACGAACCTTCGACCAGCCCGAGGTGGCGGACGTCGCCGCTGAGGTCTCCCGCGCCGTCCTGAGCAGTCGGCTCGTCGACCGTGCGCCGGCCGGCGGGTCGATCGCGATCACGGTCGGCAGTCGGGGAATCGCCAACCTTCCGGAGATCGTCCGGACGACCGTTGACGCCGTCCGCTCGCTGGGCTTTCGTCCCTTCGTCGTCGCCGCGATGGGAAGCCACGGCGGAGGAACGGCCGACGGCCAGCGAGCCCTCCTCGCGGAGTTGGGCGTCACCGAACAAACGGCCGGCTGTCCCGTCCGCTGCGAGATGGACACCGTCGTCCTGGGGACCAACGCCTTCGGCCTCCCGATCCACTTCGACCGCAACGCCTTCGAGGCCGACGGGATCGTCCTGCTCAATCGGATCAAGCCGCACACCTCGTTCTCGGGCCGATACGAGAGCGGGCTGCTCAAGATGCTGGCAATCGGCCTGGGCAAGCGCGAGGGGGCGGCGCAGGTCCACAAGCTGGGCCTGCCGGGGCTCGTCAAAATGCTCCCGGAAGTCGGCGAGTTCCTGCTGACGCGAACGCCCGTCGCGCTGGGGTTGGCGATCCTGGAGAACGCCGCCGATCACGTCGCGCGGGTGGTCGCCGTCGAGCCCGACGAGATCCTGGACGTCGAGCCCACGCTGCTCGCGGAGGCGCGAGCCCTGATGCCGGGGCTGCCGTTCCGGGAGTTGGACGTTCTGATCGTCGGCGAGTTGGGCAAGAACTTCAGCGGCACCGGCATGGACCCGAACGTCATCGGCCGCCTCCGCGTGGAGACGACCCGCGATCATCCCTCGCCGGTGATCACGCGACTGGCCGTGCTGGACGTCTCCGAGGAGTCGTGCGGCAACGCCCTCGGCGTGGGCTTCGCCGACCTGACGACCGAGCGATTCGTCCGCGCCATCGACCCGACGCCGGTCCAGGTCAACAGTTTCACCAGCAACTTCCTGGCGAGAGCCCGCGTCCCGCTCGCCCTCCCCGACGACCGCGCGGTCATCGCCGCCTGCCTCGACACCTGCTGGCGGATCGACCCGGCCGAGGCGCGCATGGCCCTGATCCCCAACACGCTGGAGCTGACGACGCTCTGGGTCACCCAACCGCTCGCTGAGGAGGTCGAGGCCCACCCCGAGCTTTCCTTCGAGACCGACTTCCGGCCGATTCCGTTCAAAGTGGGGAATCGGCTGGACCAGAACCGCTTGTTTCCCGAAGGCCACCGCGCCCGCAAGAACCTGCGGTCGGAATTGACGGCTGAGGCCCCCGAGTGATGTCTATGACAGGACGACGTCGTAGGCATCTTGGCGAGGTCAGCGGAAATCGGCCGATGAGTCATCGGCGATCCTCTTCCTCGGCGAGACGTGGCCCTCATAGGCAGCGAGCCCTCCGAGGATAGTCCCCACCGGTGCAATCACGAAAAGGCCGACGAAAATCCCTGCCTTCGGGCCGCCATGGTTCCCCCCCGCGAGCAATCCAAGCAGAAAACCGAGGGCCACGCCGACGACCGTTCCCACCAGCATTCCCTTGATCGTCGTGGCCTTTCGCCCTCGGATCTCCACTCCTCCCCAGACCATCGCCATAAGCGCGAACGCGGCGATCACCGCTCCGAGGGCCATATGAAACCGCTTGAGCCCCACTCGCGAATCTCGGTCGAGCCTGAGTATCGCGAAGGCGATGAGCAAGGCGATGCCGCCAAAGAACAGTCCAGCGAAGGCCCCGACCAGGCCGCGGCCCACGAGTACGACGAGGGTCCAAGCGAGTTCGCCCCACCTTCGTCGATCACCCATGGGCCGCTCCTGATCGGTGACTCGTCAGCTCGTCGCCTGCATCTTGACCGGATCCCAGCCGATCAACCGGCTCTCATACAAGCTGGTGTTGCACAGGAGGGCCGGGGCGGC includes:
- a CDS encoding nickel pincer cofactor-dependent isomerase, group 22, with protein sequence MNFPPIARVRRTFDQPEVADVAAEVSRAVLSSRLVDRAPAGGSIAITVGSRGIANLPEIVRTTVDAVRSLGFRPFVVAAMGSHGGGTADGQRALLAELGVTEQTAGCPVRCEMDTVVLGTNAFGLPIHFDRNAFEADGIVLLNRIKPHTSFSGRYESGLLKMLAIGLGKREGAAQVHKLGLPGLVKMLPEVGEFLLTRTPVALGLAILENAADHVARVVAVEPDEILDVEPTLLAEARALMPGLPFRELDVLIVGELGKNFSGTGMDPNVIGRLRVETTRDHPSPVITRLAVLDVSEESCGNALGVGFADLTTERFVRAIDPTPVQVNSFTSNFLARARVPLALPDDRAVIAACLDTCWRIDPAEARMALIPNTLELTTLWVTQPLAEEVEAHPELSFETDFRPIPFKVGNRLDQNRLFPEGHRARKNLRSELTAEAPE